A portion of the Brevundimonas pondensis genome contains these proteins:
- a CDS encoding glycosyltransferase family 2 protein encodes MSDVAVIVPTLRRPESLERALRSLFSQTGVADRLREIVVIDNDPQASSRETVDRLRPAAPVPLIWRHAPRPGVATARNEGLAATDAPLIAFLDDDEAASPGWLAALLAGQAMTGADAVFGPIRGRVPDGTGWSTPYLERFFGREGPVQSQLIDHPYGCGNALLVRATALPGAAPFNTSADQSGGEDDALFAALAARGGRFGWSADAWVDEFAPPHRANLRYALTRAFAYGQGPSQTAAAARNWPAVARWMVIGAAQTAVWTLAALPLLLSRDPRRAQVLDRAARGLGKLCWMKGFEPHFYGVRELARLERQKPA; translated from the coding sequence ATGAGCGATGTCGCCGTCATCGTGCCGACCCTGCGCCGGCCCGAGAGCTTGGAACGCGCCTTGCGCTCCCTGTTCAGCCAGACCGGAGTCGCCGACCGCCTGCGCGAGATCGTCGTCATCGACAACGACCCCCAGGCCAGTTCACGGGAGACCGTGGATCGCCTGCGTCCCGCCGCGCCCGTGCCCCTGATCTGGCGCCACGCTCCCCGCCCCGGCGTCGCCACCGCCCGCAACGAAGGTCTGGCTGCCACCGACGCCCCGTTAATCGCCTTCCTCGACGATGACGAAGCCGCCTCGCCCGGCTGGCTGGCGGCCTTGCTGGCGGGACAGGCCATGACCGGCGCCGACGCCGTCTTCGGGCCCATCCGCGGGCGAGTGCCCGACGGAACCGGCTGGAGCACGCCCTATCTGGAACGCTTCTTCGGCCGCGAAGGCCCGGTACAGTCACAACTGATCGACCACCCCTATGGCTGCGGCAACGCCCTGCTGGTGCGCGCAACCGCCTTGCCCGGCGCCGCGCCCTTCAACACCTCGGCGGACCAATCAGGCGGCGAGGATGACGCCCTGTTCGCGGCCCTGGCCGCGCGCGGCGGCCGCTTCGGCTGGTCCGCAGACGCCTGGGTCGATGAGTTCGCCCCGCCGCATCGCGCCAACCTGCGCTATGCCCTGACCCGCGCCTTCGCCTATGGCCAGGGGCCCAGTCAGACCGCCGCCGCAGCCCGCAACTGGCCCGCCGTCGCGCGCTGGATGGTGATCGGCGCGGCGCAAACGGCGGTCTGGACCCTCGCCGCCCTGCCACTGCTCCTGTCTCGCGATCCGCGACGCGCGCAGGTGCTGGACCGCGCAGCGCGTGGCCTTGGAAAACTGTGCTGGATGAAGGGCTTCGAGCCACACTTCTACGGTGTGCGCGAACTGGCGCGGCTGGAGCGTCAGAAACCGGCCTAG
- a CDS encoding glycosyltransferase family 2 protein: MTSNAAQLHDNSAWTRAQPALSVLIPFLRDDPASLLTLLDREGAALNGQVELVLLDDGTADMALTARLTAQIDALALPARLITLAANEGRSIGRNRLASVARGASLLFLDSDMRPDHDHFLQTWARLTGEQAPAVAFGGFSLLQAPDDARFAVHRQMAARSDCLSHDQRALQPEKHVFTSNLLVRRDVFDAEAFDPGFSGWGWEDVEWAMRVSRRFEVVHLDNPATHMGLDTVETLAAKYEQSAPNFARVVARHPDFVAAYPSYRVAKALKAVPGLKGIRPLFKRAARLSALPVPLRAFSLRLYRAALYAEAI; the protein is encoded by the coding sequence ATGACCAGCAACGCCGCCCAGCTGCACGACAACTCCGCCTGGACCAGGGCCCAGCCCGCCCTGTCGGTACTGATCCCCTTCCTGCGCGACGATCCCGCGAGCCTGCTGACCCTCCTCGACCGCGAAGGCGCCGCCCTGAACGGCCAGGTCGAGCTGGTCCTGCTGGACGACGGCACGGCCGATATGGCCCTGACCGCCCGTCTCACGGCCCAGATCGACGCCCTGGCCCTGCCGGCCCGCCTTATCACCCTGGCCGCCAACGAGGGCCGTTCCATCGGCCGCAACCGCCTGGCCTCGGTCGCGCGCGGGGCCAGCCTGCTGTTCCTCGACAGCGACATGCGGCCCGACCACGACCACTTCCTGCAGACCTGGGCGCGGCTGACGGGCGAACAGGCGCCGGCCGTGGCTTTCGGCGGCTTCTCCTTGTTGCAAGCCCCCGACGACGCCCGCTTCGCCGTGCATCGCCAGATGGCCGCGCGTTCGGACTGCCTGTCCCATGACCAGCGCGCCCTGCAGCCCGAGAAGCATGTCTTCACGTCCAATCTTCTGGTCCGCCGCGACGTCTTCGACGCCGAGGCCTTCGACCCCGGCTTCTCCGGCTGGGGCTGGGAGGACGTGGAATGGGCCATGCGCGTCTCGCGCCGCTTCGAGGTCGTGCATCTGGACAACCCGGCCACCCACATGGGCCTGGACACGGTCGAGACCCTGGCCGCCAAGTACGAACAGTCGGCGCCCAACTTCGCGCGCGTCGTCGCCCGCCATCCTGACTTCGTGGCCGCCTACCCGAGCTATCGCGTGGCGAAGGCCCTGAAGGCCGTGCCGGGCCTGAAGGGGATCCGCCCCCTGTTCAAGCGGGCCGCACGCCTCTCCGCCCTGCCGGTCCCCCTGCGCGCCTTCAGTCTGCGGCTCTACCGCGCCGCCCTCTATGCGGAGGCGATATGA
- a CDS encoding polysaccharide deacetylase family protein, whose protein sequence is MIQPYTPDVSLKGKLRRRFARLTHRRPVRLNLTRPTISFTFDDIPANAGQAGASALEAQGARGTFYVCAGLFGQEGHMGRFADASEISDLIRRGHEVAGHTFNHLDCHRTPEADLTFDLDANDAALRGLGAAPIHFAYPYGEVSPRAKALLAGRYSSLRGVHKALVHDGDDLNQLPGVGIEGPDGEGVARRWINRAAAENAWLILYTHDVREAHSSWGCTPDALSRLITHAQDAGCDVRTVGEVLAA, encoded by the coding sequence ATGATACAACCCTACACGCCAGACGTCAGTCTCAAGGGTAAGCTGCGTCGTCGCTTCGCTCGCCTGACGCATCGCCGCCCGGTGCGCCTGAACCTGACCCGTCCGACCATCAGCTTCACCTTCGACGACATCCCCGCCAACGCCGGACAAGCCGGAGCTTCGGCGCTGGAAGCCCAAGGAGCACGCGGGACCTTCTACGTCTGCGCCGGCCTGTTCGGACAGGAGGGCCACATGGGACGCTTCGCCGACGCGAGCGAGATCAGCGACCTGATCCGTCGCGGACACGAGGTCGCTGGCCATACCTTCAATCACCTGGACTGCCACCGTACGCCCGAGGCGGATCTGACCTTTGACCTGGACGCCAACGATGCGGCCCTGCGCGGACTGGGCGCCGCCCCCATCCACTTCGCCTACCCCTATGGTGAGGTCTCGCCGCGCGCCAAGGCCCTGCTGGCCGGGCGCTACAGTTCACTGCGCGGCGTGCACAAGGCTCTGGTTCACGACGGCGACGACCTCAACCAGCTGCCGGGCGTCGGCATCGAAGGCCCCGACGGCGAAGGCGTCGCCCGCCGCTGGATCAACCGCGCCGCAGCCGAGAACGCGTGGCTGATCCTCTACACCCACGACGTGCGCGAAGCTCACTCGTCCTGGGGCTGCACGCCCGACGCCCTGTCGCGTCTGATCACCCACGCCCAGGACGCCGGCTGCGATGTCCGCACCGTCGGCGAGGTGCTGGCTGCATGA
- a CDS encoding GumC family protein yields the protein MRMASRAAARPRYGVLDVVALLFRELLVMVLVFVVLFALGAAAVLTLKKTYTAGASLFVGVGQEYVYQPRVGVTDRSSPPTAAEVAQSEGAILNSMEVKRRVVRAMGVESFQDGKPSTASPAKQEEDAVRAVSGGLEVVVTPLSPVIGLRYESDDAALSARVLNTVIDQYLTYRREVFQDKATPAIQTQRRAFEDELATADQAYEEFLRTNDIGDFATAKATLAATYQSIFAERMAVQAQLNQAAQRLMTLAGQQGRTPVEIALQQDLNISAQDQILQLRTQREDLLSRYQPDAQPVREIEARIAQLQAYVGTGTAVGAKEVRTGPNPVWVELETTRINAQAERDALAARLAVLDRQVTDLRARQARLTELESRNATLAGNREVLTASIREFQQRETQSRADNELVKAGADNVTVIERAQPPSKGKSLKAPLMIAAFLFAAFTALCVGLLRVFLRRGFSLPSTASRTLQMPVLAVAPMKGA from the coding sequence ATGCGTATGGCGTCTCGTGCAGCAGCCCGTCCGCGTTACGGCGTCCTCGACGTCGTGGCCTTGCTGTTCCGCGAGCTTCTGGTCATGGTTCTGGTCTTCGTGGTCCTGTTCGCCCTCGGCGCAGCGGCGGTCCTGACCCTGAAGAAGACCTATACCGCCGGGGCCAGCCTGTTTGTCGGCGTGGGCCAGGAATATGTCTATCAACCGCGGGTCGGGGTGACCGACCGGTCCTCGCCGCCGACGGCCGCCGAAGTGGCCCAGTCGGAAGGGGCGATCCTGAACAGCATGGAGGTCAAGCGCCGCGTGGTCCGCGCCATGGGCGTCGAGAGTTTCCAGGACGGCAAGCCGTCGACCGCCAGCCCCGCCAAGCAGGAAGAAGACGCCGTCCGTGCTGTCAGCGGGGGCTTGGAGGTGGTTGTAACGCCGCTGAGCCCAGTGATCGGCCTTCGTTATGAAAGCGATGACGCGGCTTTGTCGGCGCGGGTTCTGAACACGGTCATCGACCAGTATCTGACCTATCGTCGCGAAGTCTTCCAGGACAAGGCCACGCCGGCTATCCAGACCCAGCGTCGTGCGTTCGAGGATGAACTGGCCACGGCGGATCAGGCGTATGAAGAGTTCCTGCGCACGAACGATATCGGCGACTTCGCCACGGCCAAGGCCACCCTGGCGGCCACCTATCAATCGATCTTCGCCGAGCGGATGGCGGTCCAGGCGCAACTGAACCAGGCGGCGCAGCGACTGATGACCCTGGCGGGTCAGCAAGGCCGCACCCCGGTCGAGATCGCCTTGCAGCAGGACCTGAACATTTCGGCGCAGGATCAGATCCTTCAACTGCGCACCCAGCGTGAGGATCTGTTGAGCCGCTATCAGCCCGACGCCCAGCCGGTGCGCGAGATCGAGGCCCGTATCGCCCAGCTTCAGGCCTACGTCGGCACCGGCACGGCGGTCGGCGCCAAGGAGGTCCGCACCGGGCCGAACCCGGTCTGGGTCGAGCTGGAGACGACGCGGATCAACGCCCAGGCCGAGCGCGACGCTCTGGCGGCGCGCCTGGCGGTGCTGGATCGCCAGGTGACGGACCTTCGGGCGCGTCAGGCCCGTCTGACCGAGCTGGAATCGCGCAACGCCACCCTGGCGGGCAACCGCGAGGTTCTGACGGCGTCGATCCGTGAGTTTCAGCAGCGCGAAACGCAAAGCCGCGCCGACAACGAACTGGTCAAGGCGGGCGCCGACAATGTCACGGTGATCGAGCGCGCCCAGCCCCCGTCCAAGGGCAAGAGCCTGAAGGCGCCGCTGATGATCGCGGCCTTCCTGTTCGCTGCCTTTACGGCCCTTTGCGTGGGCCTGCTGAGGGTTTTCCTGAGGCGCGGGTTCTCGCTGCCGTCGACGGCCAGCCGCACCCTGCAGATGCCGGTTCTGGCCGTGGCGCCGATGAAGGGCGCCTGA
- a CDS encoding P-loop NTPase family protein, whose translation MVDLTTEMAGLWAALGPASAHRGRVIQFASATTGDGVSTVAREYARLAAVRARKPVWLVDGDLSQQGQMDVIASEPERFGRLAAPVKASPDGSAFYAVTPPMRGRDGLPVKPARLITARACLGGRLFVTRFHTELLRAGQRVEPLGEARYWTALRAHADTVVIDTPAADRSDMAITLAPFVDATILVVAAETTEASEPVALRDEIDAVGGRIAGVVMNRSTWSPPLMLKRLVG comes from the coding sequence ATGGTCGATCTGACGACGGAAATGGCGGGACTGTGGGCGGCGCTGGGACCAGCGTCGGCTCATCGCGGCCGCGTCATCCAGTTCGCCTCGGCCACGACCGGCGACGGGGTTTCGACCGTGGCGCGTGAATACGCCCGCCTGGCCGCCGTGCGGGCGCGCAAGCCGGTCTGGCTGGTGGACGGCGATCTGAGCCAGCAGGGCCAGATGGACGTGATCGCGTCGGAACCCGAACGGTTCGGGCGGCTGGCGGCGCCGGTGAAGGCTTCGCCCGACGGATCAGCTTTCTACGCCGTGACGCCGCCGATGCGCGGGCGCGACGGGCTGCCGGTCAAGCCGGCGCGCCTGATTACAGCTCGGGCTTGCCTGGGCGGACGGCTGTTCGTCACCCGTTTCCATACGGAGTTGCTGCGGGCTGGTCAGAGGGTCGAGCCTCTGGGCGAGGCGCGTTACTGGACCGCCCTGCGCGCCCACGCTGATACGGTGGTGATCGACACGCCCGCCGCCGACCGCAGTGACATGGCCATCACTCTGGCTCCCTTTGTTGACGCCACCATCCTGGTGGTTGCGGCCGAGACGACGGAGGCCAGCGAACCGGTGGCCTTGCGCGACGAGATCGACGCCGTCGGCGGGCGGATCGCCGGGGTGGTGATGAACCGTTCGACCTGGAGCCCGCCGCTCATGCTGAAGCGGCTGGTCGGCTAG
- a CDS encoding oligosaccharide flippase family protein, whose product MFWRGVLGYLPANILQGVIGFLTIIVFTRLLSAEDYGRYALALSVMTLAHVATFSWLEAAMARFWAAQREGADMASHFASLYRTAFIVTAAFLPVVGLAVWLWPMPDAFRFPLAVALIGIPVRCFAKLAQERYRAAGEVRKAATLDIWNGVAGFIVGAVFALAGAGGASPLAGLLIAPLMAMPFFLPGELREARQGVVDVQRLKTYAVYGYPIAASLGLAVVLASTDRFLLALFLDEAAVGAYHAGYSIANRTLDVLFIWLGTAGTPALVMALERGGRDQLTAAAREQASTLVLIGLPAAVGVALVARPLSEFMIGENLREAAILVTPWIALSAFLSGVTVYYFHQAFTLGRRTGWLLLAMSVPALTNVALNLLLIPRFGVLGAAWATAASFAVGLIASMSIGRRILPLPVPWNALVRCSLAAGVMAVVVWVLPPIGGFTELMLDASVGAAVYGACAWGLNAGGVRDLARRLVGAMRARRATA is encoded by the coding sequence ATGTTCTGGCGCGGCGTACTGGGCTATCTGCCCGCCAATATCCTGCAGGGCGTGATCGGTTTTCTGACGATCATCGTCTTCACCCGTCTTCTCAGCGCCGAGGATTACGGGCGTTACGCCCTGGCCCTGTCCGTCATGACTTTGGCCCATGTGGCGACCTTCAGCTGGCTGGAGGCCGCCATGGCGCGCTTCTGGGCGGCCCAGCGCGAAGGCGCCGACATGGCCAGCCACTTCGCCAGCCTGTATCGCACCGCCTTCATCGTCACGGCCGCTTTCCTGCCCGTGGTCGGCCTGGCGGTCTGGCTGTGGCCCATGCCGGACGCCTTCCGCTTTCCTCTGGCCGTCGCCCTGATCGGCATCCCGGTGCGCTGCTTCGCCAAGCTGGCGCAAGAGCGCTATCGCGCGGCGGGCGAGGTTCGCAAGGCGGCCACCCTCGACATCTGGAACGGCGTCGCCGGTTTCATTGTCGGGGCCGTGTTCGCCCTGGCCGGCGCGGGCGGCGCATCGCCGCTGGCGGGTCTGCTGATCGCGCCGCTGATGGCCATGCCCTTCTTCCTGCCAGGCGAATTGCGCGAAGCGCGGCAAGGCGTGGTGGATGTCCAACGGCTCAAGACCTATGCCGTCTACGGCTATCCGATCGCCGCCTCCCTGGGTCTGGCGGTGGTTCTGGCCTCGACCGACCGATTCCTGCTGGCCCTCTTCCTCGATGAGGCGGCGGTCGGCGCCTACCACGCAGGTTACAGCATCGCGAACCGGACCCTGGACGTGCTGTTCATCTGGCTCGGCACGGCGGGCACGCCAGCCCTGGTCATGGCCCTGGAACGCGGCGGACGCGATCAGCTGACCGCCGCCGCCCGCGAGCAGGCCTCGACCCTGGTCCTGATCGGCCTGCCCGCCGCCGTCGGCGTGGCCCTGGTGGCCCGCCCGTTGTCGGAGTTCATGATCGGCGAGAACCTGCGCGAGGCCGCCATCCTGGTCACCCCCTGGATCGCCCTGTCGGCCTTCCTGTCCGGCGTAACCGTCTATTATTTCCACCAGGCCTTCACCCTGGGCCGCCGCACCGGATGGCTGCTGCTGGCCATGAGCGTTCCAGCCCTGACCAATGTGGCGCTGAATCTCCTGCTGATCCCCCGCTTCGGGGTTCTGGGCGCCGCCTGGGCCACCGCCGCCAGCTTCGCGGTCGGCTTGATCGCATCCATGTCCATCGGCCGCCGCATCCTGCCCTTGCCTGTTCCCTGGAACGCCCTCGTCCGCTGCAGTCTGGCGGCAGGCGTCATGGCCGTCGTCGTCTGGGTCCTGCCCCCTATCGGCGGTTTTACGGAGCTGATGCTGGACGCCTCGGTCGGCGCGGCCGTCTATGGCGCCTGCGCCTGGGGCCTGAACGCCGGCGGCGTCCGCGACCTCGCCCGCCGCCTGGTCGGCGCCATGCGCGCGCGGAGGGCGACCGCATGA
- a CDS encoding CatB-related O-acetyltransferase, which translates to MYLPEQSLLKRKLNIDLPPSSGLTLHWSVRMEEHSQIGEGGVLMVKSIGAFTYTGRGCEVYSTASIGRYCSLGQEILIGAGQHPTDWLSTSTFFYRKNRWVGTPLTNEFYAAQTKTFDAVEALVVIGNDVWIGSRAVIMAGVTIGHGAIIAAGAVVTRDVEPYAIVGGVPARPIRKRFDEETVARLLASEWWRVKPTLLKGMDYSDVKAMLDEVARIRASGEEWEFQPRAATVRPA; encoded by the coding sequence ATGTATCTTCCAGAACAGTCGCTGCTGAAAAGAAAACTGAACATCGACCTGCCGCCGTCGTCCGGCCTTACGCTGCACTGGAGCGTGAGGATGGAGGAGCATTCCCAGATCGGCGAGGGCGGCGTCCTGATGGTGAAATCCATCGGTGCTTTCACCTATACGGGACGTGGATGCGAGGTCTATTCGACGGCTTCGATCGGACGATATTGCTCGCTGGGACAAGAGATACTGATCGGCGCCGGCCAGCATCCGACGGACTGGTTGTCCACCAGCACGTTCTTCTACCGAAAGAACCGGTGGGTCGGCACGCCCCTGACCAATGAGTTCTACGCCGCCCAGACGAAGACGTTTGACGCTGTCGAGGCTCTGGTCGTTATTGGCAATGACGTCTGGATAGGCAGCCGTGCAGTCATCATGGCGGGCGTTACCATTGGCCACGGCGCAATCATCGCGGCAGGCGCCGTCGTCACGCGGGATGTGGAGCCGTACGCCATTGTCGGCGGGGTGCCGGCAAGACCGATCCGCAAACGGTTCGACGAAGAGACAGTGGCGCGATTGCTGGCTTCGGAATGGTGGCGGGTCAAGCCGACCTTGCTGAAGGGAATGGATTATTCCGACGTCAAGGCGATGCTGGATGAGGTGGCGCGGATTCGGGCGTCAGGTGAAGAGTGGGAGTTCCAGCCCAGAGCCGCCACTGTGCGGCCAGCCTGA
- a CDS encoding glycosyltransferase gives MRVLITNMRLARFSGSEVAAELAADGLRRAGHDVVVYAPALGEQAEKMRVRGHVITDRLAGVPFRPDVIHAQHSTPALMAMTAFPETPVVHVCHSARFAQEAPILHPQVRRYVAVDALCRQRCLADGAPAARLSVVYNPVDLLRFVERPPLPSRPKRALLLTKTKEQRQAVIAACKARGVEVVEMGPGVGQVSAAIEDVLPAFDVVFATARMALEAAAIGCAVVVADGRGAAGMLTSARWPEWRRQNLGAAMLVRPVTEQEMAAALDDYDPEDAREVARQVRVSADLTGYVQDMTALYEAAVKEGVTASPAELALHNAALLEDWLPTPTERPWRRLATEKRWAPDWNEEISRVGARLEAAGEKQRVRLKRQIEALGVELREQIDALAARGGAQDDR, from the coding sequence TTGCGGGTACTGATCACGAACATGCGTCTGGCCCGTTTCAGCGGATCGGAAGTTGCAGCGGAGCTGGCGGCGGATGGATTGAGACGCGCCGGCCACGACGTCGTCGTCTATGCGCCGGCCCTGGGCGAACAGGCCGAGAAGATGCGGGTGAGGGGGCATGTGATCACGGATCGTCTGGCGGGTGTGCCATTTCGTCCGGACGTCATTCACGCCCAGCATTCGACCCCCGCCCTGATGGCCATGACAGCCTTTCCCGAGACGCCGGTCGTCCATGTCTGCCACAGCGCGCGATTCGCCCAGGAGGCCCCCATCCTGCACCCGCAGGTTCGTCGGTATGTTGCGGTCGACGCCCTGTGCCGCCAGCGCTGTCTGGCGGATGGCGCGCCGGCGGCGCGGCTGTCCGTGGTCTATAATCCTGTGGATCTTTTGCGCTTCGTCGAGCGCCCGCCCCTGCCGTCCAGGCCGAAGCGGGCCCTGCTTCTGACCAAGACCAAGGAACAACGCCAGGCGGTGATCGCCGCCTGCAAGGCGCGCGGCGTCGAAGTCGTGGAGATGGGGCCCGGCGTAGGACAGGTCAGCGCGGCCATCGAAGACGTCCTTCCGGCCTTTGATGTCGTCTTCGCCACTGCACGCATGGCGCTGGAGGCGGCGGCGATAGGGTGCGCCGTGGTGGTCGCGGACGGTCGCGGGGCGGCGGGGATGCTGACCAGCGCGCGTTGGCCGGAATGGCGGCGACAGAACCTCGGCGCTGCAATGCTGGTCCGGCCCGTGACGGAACAGGAGATGGCGGCGGCGCTGGACGACTATGATCCCGAGGATGCTCGGGAGGTGGCGCGACAGGTCCGCGTTTCGGCCGATCTGACGGGCTATGTGCAAGACATGACCGCGCTTTACGAGGCCGCCGTCAAGGAGGGGGTTACAGCGAGCCCGGCAGAGTTGGCGCTTCATAACGCCGCCTTGCTTGAGGACTGGTTGCCGACCCCGACAGAAAGACCGTGGCGGCGATTGGCGACGGAAAAGCGATGGGCGCCGGACTGGAACGAAGAAATCAGCCGGGTCGGAGCCAGGCTGGAAGCA
- a CDS encoding polysaccharide biosynthesis/export family protein: MTPDRRLILMGLAAGLAGCASGRGSIAPASPPTSGLDFAEWTDVAPEYLLFPGDEIEIATPTAPELTRQLKIGPDGRVSLPLVGHVMAADRTLAELEADVAEGYAPYLRRPETEVTLRLAGPLKVWVDGEVRNPGVFDMPGDIDAYQAVVMAGGYLPSARSSQAALIRRGPGGVRMLRVLDLSPRRAAPVLMRRGDIIFVPRSTLGELAAFFTQFRAALPIGFSYALNGGYAST, from the coding sequence ATGACCCCTGACCGCCGCCTTATCCTGATGGGCCTGGCCGCCGGCCTGGCGGGCTGCGCCAGCGGCCGCGGGTCCATAGCCCCGGCCTCGCCGCCAACGTCTGGCCTGGACTTCGCCGAGTGGACGGATGTCGCACCCGAGTACCTTCTCTTCCCGGGCGACGAGATCGAGATCGCCACCCCGACCGCGCCCGAATTGACACGACAGCTGAAGATCGGACCGGACGGCCGCGTCTCCCTGCCTCTGGTGGGCCATGTCATGGCCGCAGACCGCACCCTGGCCGAGCTGGAGGCCGATGTCGCCGAGGGCTACGCTCCCTATCTGCGCCGCCCCGAAACCGAGGTCACCCTGCGTCTGGCCGGGCCGCTCAAGGTCTGGGTCGACGGCGAGGTGCGCAATCCGGGCGTCTTCGACATGCCCGGCGATATTGACGCCTACCAGGCCGTTGTCATGGCTGGCGGCTACCTGCCCTCGGCCCGGTCCAGTCAGGCCGCCCTGATCCGGCGCGGGCCGGGCGGCGTGCGCATGCTGCGGGTACTGGATCTCAGCCCACGCCGCGCCGCGCCGGTCCTGATGCGTCGCGGCGACATCATCTTCGTGCCGCGCAGCACCCTGGGTGAACTGGCCGCCTTCTTCACCCAGTTCCGCGCAGCCCTGCCCATCGGCTTCAGCTACGCCCTGAATGGCGGCTACGCCTCGACCTGA
- a CDS encoding exopolysaccharide biosynthesis polyprenyl glycosylphosphotransferase, with amino-acid sequence MTSAESFFPTPADGADVETRRARAKEARLHDSTSAVGKARRGPFRPELWLNTRQREAARLRVFYFRGFDIVGVWIAALAAGALATDAPLLSARATDAAPFVVGAVVVLALLRSLELYRFAKGQGLLRHLVAVAGVVTGGGLAVCATGAIVHGGDAPWRAYGGWALATLATLGVLHAVWSSLIANWRRRGALTPNIAVVGATRHAENLIHEALQRRDLNVLGVFDDRLARSPSSVQGVPVLGEVDALLNHRLTPYVDRIVLAIDPRAEARVRDLTARLSVLPVRLTLLVDPRAVEQRNAVLEDLASAPFAPLDGGPTPDRRAFNKRLQDIVLGSVGLALLAPLLLLIALLVRLDSPGPALFRQRRHGFNQEEIVVWKFRTMRHEAADATASRQVTADDDRVTRIGRFLRASSLDELPQLLNVLRGEMSLVGPRPHAIGMKTGETESARLVADYAHRHRIKPGMTGWAAIKGSRGPMHTAAEVRRRVQLDIDYIERQSFWLDLRVILITIPVLLGDRMSVR; translated from the coding sequence ATGACGTCCGCCGAATCCTTCTTTCCAACGCCCGCAGACGGCGCCGATGTCGAAACGCGACGCGCGCGGGCCAAAGAAGCGCGCCTGCATGATTCGACGTCCGCCGTCGGCAAGGCCCGACGCGGTCCTTTCCGTCCGGAGCTGTGGCTGAACACGCGTCAGCGCGAGGCGGCGCGGCTGCGCGTCTTCTATTTTCGAGGTTTCGACATTGTCGGCGTGTGGATCGCCGCCCTGGCCGCAGGGGCCCTGGCGACGGACGCCCCCCTGTTGTCAGCGCGCGCGACCGATGCCGCGCCCTTCGTGGTCGGCGCCGTGGTTGTTCTGGCCCTGTTGCGCTCGCTTGAGCTCTACCGCTTCGCCAAGGGGCAAGGTCTGCTGCGCCATCTCGTCGCCGTCGCGGGCGTCGTCACGGGCGGCGGCCTCGCCGTCTGCGCCACCGGCGCCATCGTGCATGGCGGCGACGCGCCCTGGAGAGCCTATGGCGGCTGGGCTCTGGCGACCCTCGCGACGCTTGGCGTACTGCACGCTGTCTGGAGCAGCCTGATCGCGAACTGGCGACGCCGCGGAGCCCTGACGCCGAACATCGCCGTAGTCGGCGCCACCCGCCACGCCGAGAACCTCATCCACGAAGCCCTGCAACGTCGCGACCTCAATGTTCTGGGAGTCTTCGATGATCGTCTGGCCCGCTCGCCGTCCAGCGTCCAGGGCGTTCCGGTGCTGGGCGAGGTCGACGCCCTGCTGAACCACCGTCTGACCCCCTATGTCGACCGCATCGTTCTGGCCATTGACCCGCGCGCCGAAGCGCGCGTGCGTGACCTGACCGCGCGTCTGTCCGTGCTGCCGGTGCGCCTGACCCTTCTGGTAGACCCCCGAGCCGTCGAACAGCGTAACGCCGTGCTGGAAGACCTCGCCAGCGCTCCGTTCGCCCCTCTGGACGGGGGGCCGACCCCGGATCGCCGCGCCTTCAACAAGCGCCTCCAGGACATCGTCCTCGGTTCGGTCGGTCTTGCGCTTCTGGCGCCCCTGCTGCTCCTGATCGCCCTGCTCGTCAGGCTCGACAGCCCGGGCCCGGCCCTGTTCCGCCAGCGCCGTCACGGCTTCAACCAGGAAGAGATCGTGGTGTGGAAATTCCGCACCATGCGCCATGAGGCCGCCGACGCCACCGCCAGCCGCCAAGTTACGGCCGACGACGATCGCGTCACGCGCATCGGTCGTTTCCTGCGCGCCAGCAGCCTGGACGAACTGCCGCAGCTGCTAAACGTCCTGCGCGGCGAAATGTCTCTGGTCGGCCCGCGTCCCCATGCCATCGGCATGAAGACCGGGGAGACTGAATCCGCGCGCCTGGTCGCCGACTACGCCCATCGCCACCGCATCAAGCCGGGCATGACCGGTTGGGCCGCCATCAAGGGGTCACGCGGCCCCATGCACACGGCGGCCGAGGTTCGTCGTCGCGTTCAACTGGACATCGACTACATCGAGCGCCAGTCCTTCTGGCTGGACCTCAGGGTCATCCTCATCACCATTCCTGTGTTGCTCGGCGACCGGATGTCGGTACGCTGA